The proteins below come from a single Runella rosea genomic window:
- a CDS encoding XRE family transcriptional regulator, with translation MYVSSNLVFLRNKEHKSQNDIADAVQIGRGSYSQYERGRSMPPMEVLLRLADIFKVSLETLVRKNLATMNASQLDEIFNAHLKNAKGLNLRILPISVGNDNLDNVELVPKKAKAGYIGGGHEDADFISELVQFRLPMLPTNQKFRMFQIEGDSMYPIPDGSYVLGSHVHNWFSVRENNAYIIITKEDIVFKIVTSKPSAQTADPSLTLTSLNKLYAPYDLKLEEVLEIWEFSLFMSSDLPEPEQEAPIGEILNEIRGLKREFIALKLGLNDKK, from the coding sequence AAATTGGGCGGGGAAGCTATTCACAATACGAACGCGGCCGTTCAATGCCACCGATGGAGGTTCTTCTGCGTTTGGCCGATATTTTTAAGGTAAGTCTGGAGACGTTGGTAAGAAAGAATTTGGCAACCATGAATGCCAGCCAACTGGATGAAATCTTTAACGCTCACCTTAAAAATGCCAAGGGTCTTAACTTACGCATCCTGCCCATATCAGTGGGCAACGACAACCTTGATAACGTAGAATTGGTGCCCAAAAAAGCCAAAGCAGGATATATTGGCGGAGGGCACGAAGACGCCGATTTTATTTCCGAGCTGGTACAGTTTCGGTTACCAATGCTCCCCACAAATCAGAAGTTTCGTATGTTTCAGATAGAAGGCGACTCTATGTATCCTATTCCTGATGGCTCGTATGTACTTGGTTCTCACGTTCATAACTGGTTTAGTGTCCGCGAAAACAATGCTTATATTATCATCACCAAAGAAGATATTGTTTTCAAAATAGTAACGTCTAAACCCTCCGCCCAAACCGCCGATCCGTCCCTGACACTCACCTCCTTAAATAAGCTTTATGCTCCCTATGATTTAAAATTGGAAGAGGTCTTGGAGATATGGGAATTTAGCCTTTTTATGAGTTCTGACCTTCCAGAGCCCGAACAGGAGGCTCCAATTGGGGAAATACTGAATGAAATTCGTGGACTAAAAAGAGAGTTTATTGCCCTGAAGTTGGGGTTGAACGACAAAAAATAA
- a CDS encoding YitT family protein, with translation MNSFLTKIITQTILRNKKSLVGQQKYSDFVLAKGFRELKINVVRYFKDFILVCLGIASAAFGLESFLIPNSFIDGGATGISLLITKLTGIPLAVLLVLINLPFVFLGYIVIGKQFAVKTALAIAGLAVCVATVHFPEITNDNLLVAVFGGFFLGAGIGLSVRGGAVIDGTEVLAIFLSRKFGTTIGDVIIMINIVIFSAAAYFLSIETALYSMITYLAASKTLDFVIEGIDEYTGVTIISVHNEEIRQMIINEMGRGVTVYKGKRGYGKSGETGEFDIIYTVITRLELNKLNTEIQTIDPNSFVVMSSVKDTKGGMIKKRSLKH, from the coding sequence ATTCTTAGAAATAAGAAATCACTGGTTGGCCAACAGAAGTATTCAGATTTTGTTCTGGCCAAAGGCTTCCGCGAACTCAAGATTAATGTTGTCCGATATTTCAAAGACTTTATCTTGGTTTGCCTCGGTATTGCGTCGGCAGCCTTTGGGTTGGAAAGTTTTTTAATTCCCAATAGTTTCATCGATGGAGGTGCCACCGGAATATCACTCCTTATTACAAAGCTGACGGGTATACCTCTCGCTGTTTTATTAGTACTGATAAATTTACCGTTTGTCTTCCTCGGTTATATCGTCATCGGCAAACAATTTGCGGTCAAAACGGCCCTCGCCATTGCGGGTTTAGCGGTTTGCGTAGCGACCGTACATTTTCCCGAAATAACCAACGATAACTTGTTAGTGGCGGTTTTTGGCGGGTTTTTTCTGGGAGCAGGAATCGGTTTATCCGTGAGGGGTGGAGCAGTGATTGATGGGACAGAAGTCTTGGCTATTTTTCTAAGCCGTAAATTTGGCACCACAATCGGTGATGTTATCATCATGATTAACATTGTCATTTTTTCAGCAGCTGCCTACTTTCTTTCCATCGAAACGGCCCTTTATTCAATGATTACGTATTTGGCCGCTTCCAAAACGCTAGATTTTGTCATTGAGGGTATTGATGAATACACGGGCGTTACCATTATTTCGGTTCATAACGAAGAAATTCGCCAAATGATTATCAATGAAATGGGCAGAGGCGTAACGGTCTATAAAGGAAAACGCGGCTACGGAAAAAGCGGAGAAACGGGTGAATTTGATATTATTTACACGGTGATTACCCGTTTGGAGCTTAATAAATTGAACACCGAGATTCAAACCATTGATCCCAATTCTTTCGTTGTCATGAGCAGTGTAAAGGATACCAAAGGTGGGATGATTAAAAAGCGCTCTTTGAAGCACTGA